ATTACCTTGGCTTTTAAAAATTATTGCAGCGATCATGGGTGCAATTCTCGCTCTCATCTTAAGTGGTGATATCGATACCCAAGGCCGTATAAAAATCACCATCGGTGTGATTTTAAAATTTTCGATTAGTGTAACCATCAGTTTATATGGTGGAGCTGCATGCATTGAATATTACCAATTACAGCAATATTCACACATGACTCAAGGTTTTGTGATGTTGCTTTTTGCAGTATTTGGCATGTTACTGATTGGGATTTGGTATCAGTCCATGCAGTTACTCAAAGGTAAAACTTTCAGTGAAATTATTGTTGAAGTGAAAGCTGCATTTGCAGCGATGTTTAACAAATAAGGAAATCATTATGTCACTCACATTTGATCAAGCCTTTGAACGTCTCATCGGTCATGAAGGTAAATTTACCAATGATCGACAAGACCGTGGTAACTGGACGACGGGTGTTATTGGTAAAGGAGAACTCAAAGGCACAAAGTATGGTATTTCTGCCATGACTTATCCTGATCTGGATATCAAAAATTTAAGCCTTGTTCAAGCCAAAAATATCTATAAGCGAGATTGGTGGGACAAGATCAATGCTGAATCACTCCACTCAGCGATCATATTTCAAGTTTGGGATTTTGCCATTAATGCAGGTATGGGAACAGCCAAACGAAAACTACAATTGGCTGTTGGTGTATTGGATGATGGCATCATCGGTAATCTCACCATCAAAGCCATCAACAAAGCTGAATTGAATGATATTTTATTGAAATTTAATGCAGAACGGTTGAAATACTACACCAGTTTAAGCACTTGGCCACGCTACGGCAAAGGTTGGACTTTACGTGTCGCAGGTCAACTTAATTATGCAGCAATGGACAATTAATCATGAAAGCCTTAATTCCATTAAAGCCTTATTTGCAAGAAAAATTGCCTTTAATGACTGCAGATAAATGTCATCTATTTATTGTGAATGGTACACAGGCAAAAGGCTATATGGAATATACGGCTCGATTGCTGTTTTTGGATTATCGCGGTGATCCGATTGAAGTCATTATGCAGATTCGGGAATGGCTCAAGCTTAAAAAGCTGCATTTAGACGTCACAGGTAATGATGTTCAAATTTCATTTAGCTCTGAAATTATTGATACCGATACTTTTGATCTTGAAGTTGATTTTCCACAGCGCGATAAAATCGTGATGGACCAAGATGGGTACCATGTTTGCCCAGAACTGGAGTGGAGCGATATATCTGGAAAATTTATCCCTGTAGGGACTGAATAATGGATGCTTATTCTGGATTAAATCACTGGCTTGATCAATTTCTTCAGCATCTTGAACCAGCACAACGTCGAGAATTGATGCGTCGTATTTCACAAGGATTAAGAATACGCTCTAAAGACAGAATTAATCAGCAGCGAGATCCAGACGGTAATCGTTTTATTCCACGTAAACGCAATCAAATTGGAAGTAAAAAGCGTCAAGGCGCATTATTTCAAAAGATTGGTAGAGACATAAAAACTGAATATTCTGCAGATCATGCTGCAGTTGGTTTTGGTGGACGTACTGCACAAATTGCGGAAGTCCATCAAGAAGGTAAAACCATTAAGCCTAGTCGTTATGCCAAAGCCACCAAGTATCCTATTCGTGCATTGGTCGGTTTTAGCAAAGACGATGAAAAATGGATTGAATCTGAAATACAAAAGTTTTTAATAATATGATCGAACTCAGATGTAAATGCGGAAAATTACTGTGTCGCATTGAAAAACTCACAGTAAAACTAGAAATAAAATGTCCTCGATGTCGAGTACTTAATCATTGGAACGCCTAGAGCGTCAGGTTAGATAGCCCAGAGCTACCAACGGAGTTGACTTATGTCCCCGAAAACTAACCCTAACACCTTAACAAAACCCACTTATAACGCTTCAGGCCGATCCTTTTCAGGTTGGTTGGGCGGTAAATCTCAACTGGCACGAACCATCATCGACATGATGCCCGAACATAAACATTACTGTGAAGTGTTTGGCGGTGCAGGCTGGGTTCTATTTAAGAAATCAAGCTCTCCCCTCGAAACCATCAATGATGTGAACGGGGATTTAATTAATCTGTACCGTGTCTTTAAATACCATCCTGATGCACTAGAAAAAGAATTTGAGACACAACTGATTAGCCGTGAAGAGTTTGAACGCTTAAAAGCTGAAAAGAATACTTCACTGACTGACGTGCAACGCGCAGCGCGTTTTTATTATTTGCTACGCACCTGCTTTGGAGCAAAAGTTGCAGAACCGAATTTCTTTTCTCATGTAGAGCGTCAACCGCATTTGAAATTGGGTGATGACTTAAAGACTGTGCTTTCTGCAATTCATCAGCGTTTGCAAAAAGTGAATATCGAAAATCGAAATTATGACGTTTTGATTCAAAAAATGGATCGTGATGATACCTTATTCTATCTAGATCCACCGTATTACAACTGCGAAAAATACTATGGCAAAGATATATTCAGCCGTGATGATTTTATTAAATTACGTGAATTACTGAAAAATATTAAAGGCAAATTTATCTTAAGCCTGAATGATATACCTGAAGTACGCGAGTTATTTGATGGTTTTTATTTTCACTCAAAGCAAATCCGTTGGTCATTAAACAGCAAAACACATGATGAAAATAATGGCAAAGAACTGATCATCACCAATTATGAAATTCCTGATTAAGCCCTAAACAGGATTCAACTCCTCGCACTTTAAAAACAAAATGCCCATGCTTTCAATCATGGGCATTTTTACGTTTAAATCATTATGAGTAGTCAACTTTTAAGACAATTTCAAAACCTATCAAGTATCGGCACCGTGATCGCAGTCGATGCTTCAGCATGGAAAATTCGTCTAAAAATTGATGAAAATGAAACAGATTGGATACCCATTCCGACGATGGCTGCAGGTGTCGTCAAAGTTTGGCGCTGTCCATCCATCGGAGAACAGTTTTCAGTTTCAGCCCAAGGTGGTGAGCTCACCAGTGCGGTACCACAAATCAGCCTTTTTTCTGAAGAGTTCCCTCCCCCAAGTACCGACCCTGACGAGGTGTATATCCAGTTAGGTGAACATTTTTTTGTGGTGAATATTGCTTCAGGTGAGGCTGTTTTTAAACTCAATAAATGCACTTTTGATGTATTTGAAACTGTTTTTACTGGCACTTTGCATGCCGAAAAAGCCATTTCATCGAATGCAGATATCACCTCTGATACAGATGTAATTGCTCAAAATATTAGCTTAACCAAACACAAAACATCAGGTGTCAAAGGTGGATCAGAAAATTCTGGAGGACCCATTCCATGAAAGGCATGCATCGCAGTACGGGTAAAACAATTACAGATCATGATTCATTTCCCGAACATTTATACCAATCTATCCATGACATTCTCAGCACCTTAATCGGCACTCGATTATGTCGAAGAAATTACGGCTCTCTTGTTCCGCATCTGATCGATCAACCCTGTAATGACTTTACCAAACTTCAAATTATGAATGCCTCTGCGACCGCACTGATTCGGTTTGAGCCTCGTATCAAGATTAGCCAAGTACAAGTGAGTCAAGCCACTGCCGTTGTCGGATATTGGCTGATTACCATTCTAGGCAATATTAAGACCATGGTAGGTACTCAGACAGTTAAACAAGAATTTTTAATTGGAGCAGCTGCATGAGCTCAAATCGTATTGATCTTTCTGCATTACCCTTCCCTAATGTTATAGAGCAGCTCGACTTTGAAGCTGAATTAGATGCATGCAAACAAGATCTCATAGTAAGAGATCCTGAACTAGCGCCAGTATTAAATTTTGAAAGTGAGCCAATCGTTAAACTATTGGAAACCTTTGCATATCGCTTATTGCTTAAAACTTCTCAAATTAATGCCAAAGCTAAAGCCCTCATGTTGGCATATGCAAAAGGTGCAGATTTAGACCATTTAGCTGCAAACCGAAATGTTTACCGTAAAACCATTATTGAAGCAAATCCAACAACCAATCCACCAGTCGAAGCGGTCATGGAAAGCGATGAGGATTTGCGTCGTAGAGTTCAATTAGAACCAGAAAGTAAATCTGCAGGATCAGTCGGCGCATATCAATTTTGGGGTTTGGGTGCGCATGGTCATGTCAAAGACATTGCGGTTGAAACACCATTGTCAGGTCATGTAGACATATTTGTGCAAAGTCATATTGATGATGTTGCACCTCAAGCTTTACTCAATATTGTCGATCTCGAACTGGATCCAGCCACAAGACGCCCCCTTTCAGACTTCGTCACCGTAAAAGCAGCGACACCATTTGAATGGACTGTAGCAGCCACCTTGGTTTTGTTCCCTGGTCCCGATTCTGTTGTGGTTAAAACGGCTGCTGAAGAGGCTTTAAATACTTACATCAAAATGGTCAATGCTTTGGGCTATGACGTTACTCGTAGCGGAATTTATCATGCACTGCATGTCGCAGGCGTACAAAATGTGATTTTGGCATCGCCTGCAAATGACATCATTTTAGCCAAAAGCCGTTATGCCAAATGCATAGGCATTTCACTAACCATTACGGAGTTCCGAGATGTCTAAACTCTTGCCTCCAAATGCTACAAAACTTGAAAAAAATATTGAGCAACTTGGTGAAAAAATGACTGCACTTCCAGTCCCTTTTATTGATTTACATCGCATTCATCTTTGCCCGGTTCCTCACTTACCATGGCTTGCATGGGAGCATCGGGTCGAGTATTGGCAACCGAATTGGGCCGAGTCACAGAAACGCAATGCCATCACAGAAAGTAAGGCTTTCAATGCTCAACGTGGCACCCGGTCTTCCATTGAAAGTTTACTTTCAACTGTCGTCCCACAATTCCAATTAATCTCTTGGCATGAGCTCACACCAAAGCAACCGCCTTTTACTTTTATAGTAAATATCCCCACCAGTTATCTGCTTAGCATCGATCAATTACTTCAAGTATTAACTGCACTTGAAGCCACAAAATCTGCACGAGATGCATATTCAATCACCGCAAAAGTTAAAACAGAAAGTCATTTTAATGTTGTCGGTGCGTCACATACGGGCGAAACCGTTTATTTATCTACAATTTAATAAGGTTCGAATTATGGCTGCAAAATACTATGTCACTTTGACTGATTACGGTTCATCATTAATTGCACAAGCTCATAATGTTGTCAGTATTCAACTCACTGCTATGGTGATTGGGGATGCGAATAATCAACCTTATGAACCGATTGATCAAAAAAACCGAACAACTTTAGTCAATGAACGTGCCCGAGTTCCCATTCAGTCCGTTCAAATTGAGGGTCAAATTGCTCGTGTATCAGCAACATTAGAAGCTCATATTGGTGGCTTCAATATGCATGAATATGGCTTTATCGATACCACGGGCCAATTGGTCTATATTGCCAATTTTCATGGGGCATATAAGCCTATCATTTCCGAAGGTGCAGGCGGTGAACTTGAAATTGTCACAGATATCAAGGCAGATGCAGGTGCACAAGTTTTAATTCAAATCGACTCAAATGTAGTCACTGCAAATAAACAATGGGTGTTAGACCAACTCAATAGCATCAAAGAATTAATGCTCAGTCGCCATGATATTGCTGTTGGTGACCCTTTTATCACCACCCTATTGTTCAACAACTCTGATGAAGTGGCAGAACACAAGGGTTACGGCTCATGGCAAAAATATGGTGATGGTCATGCATTAGTCAGCCGTGCATTGGATAGTAATGAAGAAGCACCAACATTTATGAAAATCATGGGGAGTACCGGTGGTAAATTTAAGCATCAACTAACCATTGAAGAGTTACCAAAACATAGACTCCCAATCGATGCGACAACCAGCGATAGCGGAGGTAGCGCACGTCCCTCTTTTAATTTTACAACTGATGCTCCTGCCAATTTAAAAACAGAGGAAATTGGAGCTGATCAAGCCCATAACATCGTTCAGAAATCAATTGTAATCGATGTTTGGATTCGTACCACATAAAACCAAAATCCTGATTAAGACTTAAACAGGATTCTCCTTATAGAATAATAAAATCTGAAACAGCATGATGATTCCAGAACTGTTACATCACAAATTTGGAGTCATCATGGCTGAATTTCATCACGGAATATCTAAAAAAGAACCCACTTCAGGCATCATTCCAATGCGTGATGCGGATACCAATATCATCGGACTGATTGCCTTTTCAGACGATGCAGATCAAGATATTTTCCCACTAGATACGCCGACTTTAGTGACATCAATCAATCGAGCACTTGCAGCTTCAGGCACTGAAGGTAATTTAAGAGCTTGTTTAGAAACCATGTCTGCTATTACTTCTCCAACATTGGTGGTTATTCGTATTCAAGACCCATTTAAAGGCGAGGTTTTTAACCAAAGCTTGGTCATTGGTACAACATTGCCAACAGGTCAGCGTACAGGTATCCAAGCATTACTGACTGCAAAATCAATCTTGGGAATCACGCCAAAAATTAACATTGCACCGGATGTAGAAAGCCCTTCAGTGGTGCAAGCCCTCGCTGCTGTCAATAAAAAACTTCGTGCCTTTTCTTATGTCACTCCACGTGATCAGTATGGCGTGATGTTAGAAACCATGCAGCTTGTTAGCGCTTACCGTGACACGCTTTCAGACCGTGAAATTATGTTGATTTGGCCTGAATTTACCAGTGGGAATGTCTTTCTGGGAAAGCAGTTAGCCTTAGCAACATCAGTTGTGTAGGGGCTACTTCTTCATTCAGATTTCACTTTGCTAGAAAAATTAATCCATCTGAAGTTCCATCAACTCCTGCTCAGCCGACAATATTGATTGATGGTATAGAAATTAATGAGATTAATGTCCAACCGATCTGGCTTCAAGTTGAAGTATTGCACTTGATTGATACTGCACCTCCGCTGGGCTATGAGTGGGTTGATGTAGGACTTCTCTGTACAAATACGGATTTAGAAAACCATCGAATTGAAATTAAGACTACTACCGAAGATCTTTTAGTTTTTGCTTTCGAGAACCCAAGCATTATGCAATTTAATCATCGTCATGTGGGCGTGTGTTTAGCAGCGACTGAATTGAATTGTACAGATGGTTATTTATGTTTTAGCGAATTAAATGCCTATTGGGATCAATTAACAGGGATACAGCAGGTTTATGTACCGATTGCATTAACTGAAAATGGTCCCTCTATTACACAATCATTTACCGTCAATTTTTCAGGAGCAGGGAGTGAACAACCTCACCTCACCATCACAAATAATTTGACGGCACAGCTCGCACAGTATGGCTTATATGCTGAAACAGGGATAAATCACGGTGAAGCGGTTCAAATTGGTATTCCTTATAACCGTGGGCTTTCAACATTATCCCAGATACCTGATTTTTATATTTTAGATGAAGGCAATACTTTCAGTGCGGCTAGCTTGACGCGTGGTAAACCTAATATTTCTTGTTTTTATCCCATGTAACCGAGGAGTCTTATCAATGACCTATCTATATGGCGCAGGCATTCTGACCGCTGTTGTTGCAGCTGCTGCCCTTCGTGCTGAAACAGATAAACAAGTGGGATGGCACAAATCCCTTTCTAATATTCCACTAACTGGACCGACAGGTATCAGTCGCCCTATTACTTGGGACTTAGAAGATCCTGACACAGATGCAGGTTATCTCAACAGTAAAGAAATTACGACACTCATACAACATCAAGGGTTTCGTTTTTGGGGCAATCGCACCTGTTCTGCAGATCCCGATTTTGCATTTGAAGTCTCAACCCGAACAGCACAGTTTCTGCTTGATACGATTATTAATGGCTGCTTCCCCTTTGTTGATGAGCCTTTAACTCCGTTCTTGGCAAAAGACATTATTGACTCAATTGATGCTGAACTTCAAGAGCACGTCGGGGCTAAACGCTTGTTAGGTGCTTCAGTGTGGTATGACCCAAATGAAAACTCAACGACCCAGTTACAACAAGGACAAATGTGGGTCGATTATAACTACACCCCTGTTCCGCCACTTGAAAATCTTGGCTTGAACCAACGTATTACAGGTCGTTACTTAGTGGACTTCGCCCAAATGATTAATGGCGCCAACTCAACCACTGAAGGAGTTTAAACATGCTACCAAGAACGCTTAAAAATTTTAATGTCTTCGTCAATATGCATTCGTGGGCAACTGTAGCAGAAAGCTTCAATATTCCGAAAATCACTAAAAAAACTGAAGACTTCCGTGGTGCAGGCATGATCGGTGATATTGCTTTAGCAATGGGTTATGAAAAACTAGAAGGTGAAGTGACTTATGCAGGTTTTGACGTTAAACAATATCGTCAACTTGGGGTTTGCGGTACCAATGACTTACCCGTGCGCTATGTCGGTATTTATGAGAACCAAGATACATGCAGCATTCAAAACATCGAAATTTATATGCGTGGCCAGGCACTTGAGCTTGATCCTGGTGCATCAAAAAATGGCGATAAAACTGAAATTAAAATGACTTACAACTATACCTATTTCCGTATGGAAGTAGATGGCGTAGTCGAAGTTGAACTTGATTTCATTCGAGGTATTGAACGCTTCGGCAGCAATGATCTTGTCGCAGATATCAAAAAACTACTTGGTCTTTAATCAGACCAAGCTTCACTTATCTTAAAATTTAAATCAGAGAAAATCATGAGTAAACCAACTGGACAAGCATCTCAAGAAACGAATACTTCAGCGATTGCTGATCCGAACGTCAAAACAGCGACTTTAGAAAATCCGATTATGCGAGGTGAAATTGCGATTACAGAGATTCAAATTCGTAAACCGAATGTCGGTACATTACGAAATTTAAGTCTACAAGATGTGCTCAAGTGGGACATTAACGCAGTCAATACCGTGCTGACTCGAGTCACGCAACCCACCCTGAATGTCGCTGAATTAAACGCCATGGATGTATCGGACTACACCACTTTAACCGTAGAACTGACGAGTTTTTTAGTCAGTGCGAAAGCCAAATCCCAAGCAGCGTTGATGACGTCATAGCCAATCTTGCCGTGGTTTTTCATTGGACACCGAAAGAATGTGAACACTGGGAAATAGAGGAACTCATGCAATGGAATGAACGTGCCCGAGTTCGATCAGAAGTAAGCCAATAAAACAGGTCAATATATGAGTAGTCTAAGTCTAAGTGCCATTTTAACCATCGTAGATGAAGCTACTCGCCCCCTTAAAATGATTCGTCAGTTTTCAGATAATACTGAAAACTCAATTGAGGATCTGACTCGTAGTATTGACCATCTAAATAGAACTCTAGGTGGTTCAGATGCACAGCGCTATAACCAATCCTTGCAACAAACTGAAAAAAACTCTCATGCTGTCCGTTCAGTAACCAAGATGTTAGCCACTGAATATGGTCATGCCGATCATGCATTATCTACACTTCTTAATAAAACCAAACAATGGGATGCTCAACTCAAAAAAAGTCGCCAAGCCATGCATGCCGAACTTAAAAACACGGCTATGGGTTTAGTGGGCATCGGTTTTGCGGCTTCTGTACCCATCAAAGCATTTGCTGATGCTGAAGAGGCGAGCACTAAACTTAAAGTATCAATGATGGATAGCACTGGAAAAGTTGCACCTGAATTTGAAAAAATCAATCAACTTGCAACAAAGCTTGGAGCACAACTCCCTGGTTCAAATGCCGACTTTCAAAATATGATGACCAACTTGGTTCAACAAGGCATTAGTTTTAAGTCAATTTTAGGTGGAACTGGTGAGGCTGCGGGTAATTTAGCAGTTCTACTCAAAATGCCATTTGATGAAGCAGCAACCTTTGCAGCCAAAATGCAAGATGCGACTCAAACCGCAGAATCAGACATGCTCAGTTTAATGGACACCATTCAACGTACTGCCTACTTAGGTGTAGATCCAACCAATATGCTTGGTGGATTCGCCAAACTTGGTGCAGGCATGAAAATGATCAAGCAAGCAGGACTTGAGGGTTCTAAAGCAATGGCTCCCCTTTTGGTCATGGCAGATCAAAGTGGCATGACAGATTTAAGTAGCGCAGGTAATGCCTTAACTAAAACCTTCAAAGCCATGTTAGATCAATCCAAAATAGATAAAGCATTAAAGGGCACAAAATTAAAACTCAATTTTAGTGATGGCAAAGGCGAGTTTGGTGGTTTAGACAAGATGTTTAAGCAACTCGATCAACTCAAATCGATGACCACCCAACAACGAAATGGCATCATTTCAGACATTTTCGGTAATGATGCTGAAAATATGCAGATCCTGAATTTATTAATTGATAAAAATAAAAAAGGTTATGACGACACGATTGAAAAAATGAAT
This genomic window from Acinetobacter sp. TGL-Y2 contains:
- a CDS encoding glycoside hydrolase family 108 protein encodes the protein MSLTFDQAFERLIGHEGKFTNDRQDRGNWTTGVIGKGELKGTKYGISAMTYPDLDIKNLSLVQAKNIYKRDWWDKINAESLHSAIIFQVWDFAINAGMGTAKRKLQLAVGVLDDGIIGNLTIKAINKAELNDILLKFNAERLKYYTSLSTWPRYGKGWTLRVAGQLNYAAMDN
- a CDS encoding phage tail protein, yielding MKALIPLKPYLQEKLPLMTADKCHLFIVNGTQAKGYMEYTARLLFLDYRGDPIEVIMQIREWLKLKKLHLDVTGNDVQISFSSEIIDTDTFDLEVDFPQRDKIVMDQDGYHVCPELEWSDISGKFIPVGTE
- a CDS encoding phage virion morphogenesis protein, with protein sequence MDAYSGLNHWLDQFLQHLEPAQRRELMRRISQGLRIRSKDRINQQRDPDGNRFIPRKRNQIGSKKRQGALFQKIGRDIKTEYSADHAAVGFGGRTAQIAEVHQEGKTIKPSRYAKATKYPIRALVGFSKDDEKWIESEIQKFLII
- a CDS encoding Com family DNA-binding transcriptional regulator produces the protein MIELRCKCGKLLCRIEKLTVKLEIKCPRCRVLNHWNA
- a CDS encoding DNA adenine methylase produces the protein MSPKTNPNTLTKPTYNASGRSFSGWLGGKSQLARTIIDMMPEHKHYCEVFGGAGWVLFKKSSSPLETINDVNGDLINLYRVFKYHPDALEKEFETQLISREEFERLKAEKNTSLTDVQRAARFYYLLRTCFGAKVAEPNFFSHVERQPHLKLGDDLKTVLSAIHQRLQKVNIENRNYDVLIQKMDRDDTLFYLDPPYYNCEKYYGKDIFSRDDFIKLRELLKNIKGKFILSLNDIPEVRELFDGFYFHSKQIRWSLNSKTHDENNGKELIITNYEIPD
- a CDS encoding phage baseplate assembly protein V, with protein sequence MSSQLLRQFQNLSSIGTVIAVDASAWKIRLKIDENETDWIPIPTMAAGVVKVWRCPSIGEQFSVSAQGGELTSAVPQISLFSEEFPPPSTDPDEVYIQLGEHFFVVNIASGEAVFKLNKCTFDVFETVFTGTLHAEKAISSNADITSDTDVIAQNISLTKHKTSGVKGGSENSGGPIP
- a CDS encoding GPW/gp25 family protein; the encoded protein is MKGMHRSTGKTITDHDSFPEHLYQSIHDILSTLIGTRLCRRNYGSLVPHLIDQPCNDFTKLQIMNASATALIRFEPRIKISQVQVSQATAVVGYWLITILGNIKTMVGTQTVKQEFLIGAAA
- a CDS encoding baseplate assembly protein — encoded protein: MSSNRIDLSALPFPNVIEQLDFEAELDACKQDLIVRDPELAPVLNFESEPIVKLLETFAYRLLLKTSQINAKAKALMLAYAKGADLDHLAANRNVYRKTIIEANPTTNPPVEAVMESDEDLRRRVQLEPESKSAGSVGAYQFWGLGAHGHVKDIAVETPLSGHVDIFVQSHIDDVAPQALLNIVDLELDPATRRPLSDFVTVKAATPFEWTVAATLVLFPGPDSVVVKTAAEEALNTYIKMVNALGYDVTRSGIYHALHVAGVQNVILASPANDIILAKSRYAKCIGISLTITEFRDV
- a CDS encoding phage tail protein I, with amino-acid sequence MSKLLPPNATKLEKNIEQLGEKMTALPVPFIDLHRIHLCPVPHLPWLAWEHRVEYWQPNWAESQKRNAITESKAFNAQRGTRSSIESLLSTVVPQFQLISWHELTPKQPPFTFIVNIPTSYLLSIDQLLQVLTALEATKSARDAYSITAKVKTESHFNVVGASHTGETVYLSTI
- a CDS encoding phage tail protein, with protein sequence MAAKYYVTLTDYGSSLIAQAHNVVSIQLTAMVIGDANNQPYEPIDQKNRTTLVNERARVPIQSVQIEGQIARVSATLEAHIGGFNMHEYGFIDTTGQLVYIANFHGAYKPIISEGAGGELEIVTDIKADAGAQVLIQIDSNVVTANKQWVLDQLNSIKELMLSRHDIAVGDPFITTLLFNNSDEVAEHKGYGSWQKYGDGHALVSRALDSNEEAPTFMKIMGSTGGKFKHQLTIEELPKHRLPIDATTSDSGGSARPSFNFTTDAPANLKTEEIGADQAHNIVQKSIVIDVWIRTT
- a CDS encoding phage tail sheath subtilisin-like domain-containing protein yields the protein MTYLYGAGILTAVVAAAALRAETDKQVGWHKSLSNIPLTGPTGISRPITWDLEDPDTDAGYLNSKEITTLIQHQGFRFWGNRTCSADPDFAFEVSTRTAQFLLDTIINGCFPFVDEPLTPFLAKDIIDSIDAELQEHVGAKRLLGASVWYDPNENSTTQLQQGQMWVDYNYTPVPPLENLGLNQRITGRYLVDFAQMINGANSTTEGV
- a CDS encoding phage major tail tube protein, which translates into the protein MLPRTLKNFNVFVNMHSWATVAESFNIPKITKKTEDFRGAGMIGDIALAMGYEKLEGEVTYAGFDVKQYRQLGVCGTNDLPVRYVGIYENQDTCSIQNIEIYMRGQALELDPGASKNGDKTEIKMTYNYTYFRMEVDGVVEVELDFIRGIERFGSNDLVADIKKLLGL
- a CDS encoding phage tail assembly protein; this encodes MSKPTGQASQETNTSAIADPNVKTATLENPIMRGEIAITEIQIRKPNVGTLRNLSLQDVLKWDINAVNTVLTRVTQPTLNVAELNAMDVSDYTTLTVELTSFLVSAKAKSQAALMTS
- a CDS encoding GpE family phage tail protein, with product MVFHWTPKECEHWEIEELMQWNERARVRSEVSQ
- a CDS encoding phage tail tape measure protein: MSSLSLSAILTIVDEATRPLKMIRQFSDNTENSIEDLTRSIDHLNRTLGGSDAQRYNQSLQQTEKNSHAVRSVTKMLATEYGHADHALSTLLNKTKQWDAQLKKSRQAMHAELKNTAMGLVGIGFAASVPIKAFADAEEASTKLKVSMMDSTGKVAPEFEKINQLATKLGAQLPGSNADFQNMMTNLVQQGISFKSILGGTGEAAGNLAVLLKMPFDEAATFAAKMQDATQTAESDMLSLMDTIQRTAYLGVDPTNMLGGFAKLGAGMKMIKQAGLEGSKAMAPLLVMADQSGMTDLSSAGNALTKTFKAMLDQSKIDKALKGTKLKLNFSDGKGEFGGLDKMFKQLDQLKSMTTQQRNGIISDIFGNDAENMQILNLLIDKNKKGYDDTIEKMNRQADLQTRINEQLGT